The window ACATCGACCTGGCCGCGGCCGAGGTCCAGCTGGTCAACGAGGTCGCGCGGGAGCAGAGCCTGTACCGGGCGCTGCAGCCGGCGATGGCCGACTACGACGTCATGATCATCGACTGCCAGCCGTCGCTGGGCCTGCTCACCCTGAATGCCCTCACCGCGGCGCACTCGGTGATCATCCCGCTGGAGTGCGAGTACTTCGCACTCCGCGGCGTGGCGCTGCTCACGGACACGATCGCCAAGGTGCAGGAGCGGCTCAACCCGGACCTGCGCCTGGAGGGCATCCTCGCGACGATGTACGACTCGCGGACCGTCCACGGCCGTGAGGTCCTCAGCCGCGTCGTGGAGGCCTTCGACGACGGCGTGTTCCACTCGGTGATCGGACGGACCGTCAGATTCCCGGAGACCACGGTCGCCGGCGAGCCGATCACCACCTACGCGTCGTCCTCGACGGGCGCCAAGGCCTACCGCCAGCTGGCCCGGGAGCTCCTCGCCCGGCCCCAGGGGGAACGGACCACGCATCGCCGCTGACGGCGCCGGCCCCGGCGTCGGTTAAGGTTCCCCGGTGGACTCCGCCCTCGATCCCGGACTCGATCCCGGTCTCGAGGCCCCCGAGGCGGTCCCTGCGTCGGATGAGGTTCCTGAGACGGAACTGGACGCCGCCCGCGAGGGCGACGGCAAGTTCCAGGTCCACCTCGGAGTCTTCGAGGGACCCTTCGACCTCCTGCTGAACCTGATCGCCAAGCACAAGCTCGACATCACCGAGATCGCGCTGGCGAAGGTCACCGACGAGTTCATCGCCTACATCCGCGCCCAGGGCTCCGAGTGGGACCTGGGCGAGACCAGCGAGTTCCTCGTCGTCGCGGCGACGCTGCTCGACCTCAAGGCGGCCCGGCTGCTGCCCGCGGGCGAGATCGACGACGAGGAGGACCTCGCGCTGCTGGAGGCCCGCGACCTGCTGTTCGCGCGGCTGCTGCAGTACAAGGCCTACAAGCAGGTCGCGTCCCGCTTCGAGAGCTGGATGGCGCTGGAGTCCCGGCGCTACCCCCGGACCGTGGGGCTGGAGGAGCCGTTCGCCTCTCTGCTGCCTGAGGTCCTGATCGGCCTGGGCCCGCAGGAGTTCGCCGCGCTCGCGATGAAGGCGATGGAGCCCAAGCCGGAGCCGGTCGTCTCGATCGCGCACCTGCACATGCCCAAGGTGAGCGTCCGCGAGCAGGCCGCGGTGCTGGTCGAGCGCCTGCGCCACTCCGGGGCGTCCACGTTCCGCGCGCTCGTCGCCGACGCGCCCGACACCCTGACCAAGGTCGCCCGCTTCCTCGCCCTGCTCGAGCTCTACCGCGAGCAGGTGGTCGGGTTCGAGCAGCTGACGCCGCTGGGGGAGCTCCACGTCCGCTGGACCGGGACCGACGACGCCGAGGTCGAGGTCACCGACGAGTTCGACGAGGCACCCGCCATTCCGCACCAGCCGGGCCCCACCCAACCGGGCGCCTCAGCACAGGAGGGGTCATGAGCATCGACACCCACATCGAGGCCGAGGAGGCCGTCGAGACCACCGTTGGAGATGACATCTCCACCGAGGGCGACGACGAGCTGCCGGCCGGGGGAGTCGGGAGCCCGGAGGGGCCGTCGCTGCGGGCGGCGATCGAGGCCGTGATGCTGGTCGTCGACACCCCGGTGGACGCGACGATGCTGGCCCAGGTGTGCGAGCGGCCCCCGACGGAGGTCGAGGAGTGCCTGCGGTCCCTGGCGGAGGAGTACGCCGCCGAGGGCCGGGGGATCGCGCTGCGTGAGGTCGCCGGCGGTTGGCGGTTCTACACGCGGGAAGAGTGCGCGCCGGTCGTCGAGCGGTTCGTCCGCGACGGCCAGCAGACGCGCCTGACGCAGGCGGCGCTGGAGACCCTCGCGGTCGTGGCGTACCGGCAGCCGGTCAGCCGGTCGCGGGTGTCCGCGGTGCGGGGCGTCAACGTCGACGGCGTCATGCGGACGCTCCTCGCGCGCGGCCTGGTCGAGGAGGCCGGGGCCGAGCCCGAGAGCGGCGCGACGCTGTACCGGACCACGAACCTGTTTCTCGAGAAGCTCGGGCTGAACTCGCTCGACGAGCTGCCGCCGCTCGCGCCGCTGCTGCCCGACCTCACCTCTCTCGAGGGCGACCTCGACCTCCCGAGCTCCTAGTGGACGACGACATCAACGACAACATCAACGACAACATCAACGACAACGACGACGTCGACACCGCCGACGACCCCACCGCCGAGGGCATGCCGGTCCGCCTGCAGAAGGTGCTCGCGGCCGCGGGGCTCGGGAGCCGCCGCGCCTGCGAGGACCTGATCGCCGCGGGCCGGGTGGAGGTCGACGGGCGGATCGTCACCGAGCTCGGAACCCGCGTGGACCCGGACACGGCGATCATCCGCGTCGACGGCTCGCGGCTGCCGACGCGCTCGGGCATGACGTACCTGGTGCTGAACAAGCCCAAGGGCGTCGTGTCGACGATGAGCGACCCGGAGGGTCGCCCGTGCGTCGGGGACTACGTCCGCGACCGCAAGGAACGGCTCTTTCACGTCGGGCGCCTCGACACCGACACCGAGGGTCTGATCCTCCTGACGAACGACGGCGAGCTGGCGAACCGCCTGTCGCACCCGCGGTACGGCGTCACGAAGATCTACTTCGCCGACGTGCCCGGCCCGCTGCCGCGCGACCTCAGCCGGACACTGAAGGGCGGGGTCGAGCTCGAGGACGGCATCGCGCGCGCCGACAAGTTCCGCCAGATCGGCCTGGTCGGCGGGCGGGCGCAGGTGGAGATCGAGATCCACGAGGGCCGTACCCACATCGTGCGCCGGATGCTGGAGGCCGTCGGGCACCCGGTGTCGCGGCTGGTCCGCGTCCAGATCGGCCCGGTCAACATGGGCAACCTCGCCCCGGGCCGGATGCGCCACCTCACCACGCACGAGGTCTCAGCGCTGCTCACGGCCTCCGAGTCGACCGACAAGTCCCGCAAGCCCCCGGCGAAGGTCGCCGGGAAGACAGCCGCCAAGCCCGCCGCGAAGCGAGGTGGCAAGCGGCCCGACCCGGCGAAGAAGAACGTCGGGGCCCCGTCGGTCCGCAAGGCGGCCGCGGAACGCAAGGCCGCGGCGAAGCAGGCACCCGCAAAGAAGGCACCCGCAAAGAAAGCTCCCGCGAAGAGGACCGCCGCCAAACAGACTCCCGCGAAGAAGGCCGCACCCCGGCCGAAGCGTCCGCGCAGCTAGGGTTTCCCCGGCCGTCTTCTCCGGCGTGGCGCGCCCTTCGCGGACCCGGGATGGGCGCGCCACGCAGCAGAAGATGAGCCGGCGGCGGCGAGGAGAGGTTAGAACGTGGCGGTGCGGGCGATCCGCGGTGCGGTGCAGCTGGACTCCGACGAGCGGGAGCACATGCTCGCGTCGGTGGCGGAGCTGGTCGGGGCGGTGCTCGAGCGGAACAAGCTGGCCGTCGACGACCTGATCAGCATCGTGTTCACGGCGACGCCGGACCTGCACTCGGAGTTCCCCGCGGTCGGGGCGCGGGACATCGGGATCACCGACGTGCCGCTGCTGTGCGCGCAGGAGCTCGAGATCGCCGGGGCGATGCCGCGGGTGATCCGGCTGCTCGCGCACGCGGAGACCGAGCTGACGAAGGCCGAGATCTCGCACGTGTACCTGCGCGGTGCGGTGGCGCTGCGCAAGGACATCGCCCAGTGAGCCGGGTTCCGTGAGCGAGCTCCCGGCCCTGGGCAGCGTCCTGGTGGTCGGGACGGGGCTGATGGGCACCTCGGTGGCCCTCGCCCTGCGCGGCCACGGCGTCGAGGTGCACCTGACCGACCGGGACCCCGCGGTCGCGGAGATGGCCGCTGCCTTCGGGGCCGGCATCGTCGCGGGTCCGGACACGCCCCCGGCCGACCTGGCCGTGATCGGCGCCCCGCCGGCGGCCGTGCCCACCGTCCTGGCCGACCTGCAGCGCCGCGGCGCCGCGCGCGCCTACACCGACCTCGCCTCGACGAAGAGCGGCCTGCAGCGCGCCCTGGAAAGCGCCGGCGCGGACGCGACGACCTTCGTCGGCGGCCACCCGCTGGCGGGCAGCGAGCGCTCCGGGCCGACGGCGGCCCGGGGCGACCTGTTCGAGGGCCGGCCCTGGGTGCTGACGCCGTCGACGGACAGCGCGCCGGAGGCCGTGGCGGCCGTGCGGGAGCTGATCCGGCTCTGCCGCGCCAACGCCGTCGTCATGGACCCCGAGGCGCACGACCGCGCCGTCGCGCTGGTCTCGCACGCGCCGCAGGTGCTGGCGAGCCTGGTCGGCGCCCGGCTGGTCGACGCCCCGGAGGACGCCGTCCAGCTGGCCGGGCAGGGTGTCCGCGACGTCACGCGCATCGCGGCCTCGGACCCGGCGCTGTGGACCGAGATCCTCGGCGGCAACGCGACCGCGGTGGCGGACGTTCTCGACGGCGTCGCGCGGGACCTGGAGGCGGTCCGGTCGGCGCTGCGGGCGGGAGACGTCTCGCCCGTGACCGCCGCGCTGCAGGCCGGGAACGCGGGCCGGGCGCGGCTGCCCGGCAAGCACGGCGGGGAACCCGCGAAGTACACCTGGGTACCGGTCCTGGTGCCCGACCGGCCGCGCGAGCTGGCGCGATTGATGACCGACGTCGGTGACGCGGACTTCAACATCGAGGACCTCGAGATCGAGCACTCGCCGGGTCAGCCGGTGGGTCTGGCGCGCATCGCGGTGCGGCCGGATCGGGCGGAACCGCTGGTCGCGGAGCTGCGCTCGCGCGGTTGGACCGTGCATTGGTGAGCGTCACAAGGTCGTTTTCGCAGGTCAACGCCGATTTAGAGGTAGGATGGTCACCCGTGGAGACCGCGCCGATCGTGCTCGCGATGGACGGACCTTCGGGGTCCGGCAAGTCCAGCGTCTCCCGTGAGGTCGCCGCGACCCTCGGATTCCGGTACCTCGACACCGGCGCCATGTACCGGGCGATCACCTGGTGGATGCTCCGTGAGGGCGTGGACGTCGCCGACGCCGAGACCGTCGGCGCCCTGGCCGGCAAGCCCGAACTGCTGATCGGGACCGACCCGGCCGCCCCGTCCATTCGGGTCGACGGCACCGACGTCTCCGCCCCGATCCGGGGCCGTGAGGTCACCGGAGCCGTGAGCGCGGTCAGCGCCGTGCCGGCCGTCCGCGCCCGCCTGGTCGCGATGCAGCAGCAGATCATCGCCGGGACGCTGGAGCAGGGGCAGGGGATCGTCGTCGAGGGCCGGGACATCGGCACCGTCGTCGCCCCCGAGGCCCCGGTGAAGATGTTCCTCACCGCCTCCGCGGACGCCCGCGCCAGCCGCCGCACCCGCGAGATCCTCGACACCGGCGAGAACGCGACGGTCTCCGAGATGCACGCCGACATGGCGCGCCGCGACCGACTCGACTCCTCCCGCGCCGCCTCGCCGCTCACCCAGGCCCCCGACGCGGTGCTGCTCGACACCACCACGCTCGACAAGGACGGCGTCGTGGCTGCCGTTCTGGAGCAGGTCCGCCGTACGCTGCTGCAGCCGGTGAGCGGCACGTCCTGACGGAGGCGGCATGACCGTCCGCATCTCGTTGCTGGGCGGTCTGCGCGTCCTCGTCGACGGACGTGAGATCGACGCCTGGCCCGGACGACGCCCGGCCGAACTCGTCGCGCTGCTCGCGCTCGCCGAGCGCCGGACGCTCCTGCGCGACCAGGTACTCGACGCGTTGTGGCCGGCCCTGGAGCCGGAGGCGGCCGCCGCCCAGCTCCGCAAGGCGGCCCACCACGCCCGGCAGGTGCTCGGGCGGGACGACGCGGTCGTCCTGGCCGGTGGGCGGGTGACGCTCTTCGCCGGATCCACGGTCGAGACCGACCTCGACGAGTTCGAACGGGCGGCCGCGGCGGCACTCGCCACGGCCGATCCCGCGGCCTGTGCCGCGGCGGCCGAGCTGGCGGACCGTGAACTGCTGCCCGATGCGCGGTACGAGGACTGGGTCGCGGCCCGCCGGGAGCACGTCACCCGCCTCCGCGTCGCCCTGCTCCGGCGGGCGGGGGCGTGGGAAGCGGTCGTCGAGGCCGACCCCGCCGACGAGCAGGCGTACCGGGAGCTGATGCGCGCGGCGCTCGCCGCGGGGAACCGGCACGCCGCCCTGCGCTGGTACGGGCGGCTGCGTGCCGCCCTCGCCCGCGAGCTCGGCCTGCGGCCGGACGCCGAGAGCGTCGCCCTCTACGACCGCTGCGTCCAGGGACTCGCGCCGGAGCGGCCGGCGTTTTCCGGGCGCCAGGTCGAGCTGGCGACCGTCGAGCGTGCGTTGGCGACGGCCGCCGACCGGGGGTCCGGCCTGGTCGCGGTCCGCGGCGAGGCCGGGATCGGCAAGACAGCGCTGTGCCGTGAGGTGCAGTCGATCGCCGCCGAGCGCGGCTGGCAGACCGTCGCCGTCGCCGCCCGAGCCGGCTGCGGCGCCTACGGCCCGCTGGTCGAGGCGCTCGAGGCCGTGGTCACCGCCGACCGCCACCTGCTCGACACGGTGACGGTGCAGGTGCGCTCCACGCTGGCCGAACTGACGGAGGTCGCTGCCCCGGCGCCGCCACCGCCCGCGGGCGTCACCCGGCACATGGTGATCGGTGCGGCCCACCGGGTCCTGATGAGCGGTCCGCGGACCGGCGCCGTGCTGATCGTCGACGACGCCCACCTGGCCGACGACGGGACCGTCGAGGCCTGCGTCCAGCTGGCGCGGACGCGCGGCGCGCGGCCGCTGCTCGTCGTCCTGGCCTACCGGGCCGAGGCGGCGCGGCCGGGCCTGACCACGGGCGTGGCGGGGCTGGCGCACGCGGAGCGCGCCGACGTCCTCGAGCTCGGACCGCTTCCGCCGGAGGATTTGGTGGCGCTGGCCGGCGACGCTCCGCCGGACCGGGTGGCGGCCGTGGTCGAGATGGCCCAGGGCAATCCGTTCTTCGCCCTCGAACTGTTGCGTACACCGGCCGCCGGCGTCCCGCGATCCGTCTGGGACGTGGTGACCGCCCGCTTCCTCGACCTGGACTCCTCGACGGTCGCGATGCTCCGACGCCTCGCCGTCGCGGGCGAGGACCTCGACGTGAACGGCGTGCTCGCCATGACCGGTCTCGGCGAGAGCGACGCGTTCGCGCTGCTGGACGCCGGCCTCGCGGCCGGGGCGCTGGTCGTGACGGGGACGCGCTACCGGTTCCGGCACGACCTGGTCCGGACGGCGTTGATCGAACAGGTGCCGCCGCACCACCGCGTCGCGGTGCACCGCGACGCGGCGCGACGCCTTGCGGACACGGGCGCCGAGCCGGCGGCGGTCGCCCGGCACTGGCTGCTGGGGGAGCGCCCGGAGGACGCGATCCCCTGGCTGCTCGACGCCGCCCGGCGGGCCGTGAAGGTCGGCGCCTTCGCCGAGGCGCTACGACACCTGGACACGCTCGTCGAGCACGCACCCGCGCACCCCGACGGTCTGGTCCTCCGCGCGGAGGCGCTTGACGCACTGGGCGACCCGGGTGCCCCGGAGGCCTACGCGCGCGCGGCCGAGGCCGCGGGGGACCCGCGGGCGCAGGAGATCCGCGCACAGCAGGCGCTCGCCCTCGTCAAGCGAGGTGACCCTCCGTCAGCTCTCAAGGTGCTCGACGGAATCGCGCCGGTGACGGTCGGCGGCCGGATGGCCGAGGCGCTCGCGTGGGCCGGTGCCGCGGTGCTCGGATTTGCGCCGCCGGATGTCGGCACGACGAAGGCAGCCGAGAGCCGACGCCTCGCGCTGCAGTCCGGTGACTCGGCGACACTCGTCATCGCGTCGTGGGCCCAGGCCGCGGCCGCGCACGCGCGCGGGGACCTGCGCAACAGCGTCTGGACAGACCTGCTCGACACGGCCGCGCTGCCCGAGCTCGCGGTCAACGTCTTCGACGGGCACCTGTGCATCAGCCAGCGGCTGCTCTACGGGTCGGCGCCGTACCCCGACGTGATCGCGTTCGCCGACCGGTTCGAGGCCGAGGCGCAGCGGCTCGGCGCGGCAAGGGGGCGGGCCTACGCGGTGACGCTGCGCGGGGAGGCGGAGCTGCTCTCCGGCCGACTCGACGAGGCGGCGACCGATCTGGGGGCGGCCATACGGCTCAGCCGGGGGCTCGGGGGTGCGGTCGGCGAGGCGCTCGCCCTCGAGCGGCTCGCGGAACTGGCGCTGTACCGCGAGCGCGTCGACGAGGCCGAGGCCCTGCTGGACGAGGCGTTGGCGGTGGCGCGGGACTCGGACGTCGGGTTCCACCTGCTCGACCGGATCTACGGGACACGCATCGCCGCGGCGCGCGACCCGGACGCCGCGCTGACGGTGCTGCTCGACGCGGAGGCTTCCGTGCAGGGGCCGCTGGAGACCTGTCCGGGCTGCCGGATCACGCTCGCGGTCCCGGCGGCGATCGCCGCGGCCCGGGCCCGCGACCTGGCGCTGCTGGAGCGATGGGAGCCGGCCGTCGACTTCCTCGCCGACGTCGTCATGCGCCTGCCCGGCTGGTACGCCGCCCGCGCCGAGGTACGCGGCCATGCCGCGCAGGCGCGGCGCGAGCCGGCAGCGGCTCACTTCGCCGAGGCCGCGCGGCGGTTCGCCGAGACCGGCCAGCCCCTCGACGCCGAGCGCTGCGCGGCGCTGGCCGCCGGGTCCGCCGGGTCCGCCGCTGGGAACGTTTGAGGAACGCCGCCGCGCGACCGTCCTCGGTGTCAGCCACCGCACTTCCCGAGGAGCACGCCATGCAGGCCTACACCGCAGAATCCTTGCCCGTCGCCCTGGAGAACGAGGGCATCGAGGTCCGCGCCGCCGAGGCCGGGGACATGACCGTCGGGTTCTTCCGGCTTCGGCAGGGCACCGATCTCGGGCCCGCCTTCGTCGGCCTGCCCGACGATTCCTGCCCGTGCCCCCACTGGGGCTACATGCTCGAGGGCCGCCTGCTGATGCGCGTGCCCGGCGGCGACCAGACGTACGAGGCGGGTCAGGCCTTCTACTGGGGCCCCGGGCACACGCCGTTCGCGCTCACGGACTGCGCCTACGTCGACTTCTCGCCGTCCGCGGAGCTGGCCGCGGTCGTGAAGCACATCACGGGCGGCTGACGGGGCGGGACCGGGCCGCCGCCGCGCCGACTACTGTGAGGCGTGTGAATGGCGGTCCGGAATCCCGGCTCGACCCGGGAGACGACCGAAACACCGGCGTCACCGAGGCCGAGTCCGACGACGTGTACGACAACCAGATCGACGCTGAGCACGAGGCCGAGTACGGCGAGGCGTTCGACGAGAGCTCCTTCGACGAGGACGAGTTCGTCGGCGACGAGGTGCCCGCCTACGAGGGGGACGCCTGGACCGACGACGAGGGCGAGCTGCTTCCGGTCCTCGCGGTCGTCGGGCGGCCGAACGTCGGCAAGTCGACCCTGGTCAACCGGATCATCGGGCGCCGCGAGGCGGTCACCGAGGACACCCCGGGTGTGACGCGCGACCGCGTCGCGTACGAGGCGAACTGGAACGGCCGGCGGTTCACGGTGCTCGACACGGGCGGCTGGGATCCCGAGGGCGAGGGTCTGCGGGCGTCGATCACCGCGCAGGCCGAGCGGGCCGTGGCGCTCGCGGACGCCGTGCTGTTCGTCGTCGACGCGACGGTGGGCGCGACCGACCACGACGAGGCCGTGGTGAAGATCCTGCGCGCGGCGCGCAAGCCCGTCGTGCTGGCCGCGAACAAGGTGGACGGCCCGGCGACCGAGGCGGACGCGGCGATGCTGTGGTCGCTCGGCCTGGGGGAGCCGTACCCGGTCTCGGCGCTGCACGGTCGCGGTTCCGGTGACCTGCTCGACGCCGCGATGGAGGCGCTGCCGACCGAGCCGACCCACGGGCACCGCATTCTCGGCGGCCCGCGGCGCGTGGCCCTGCTGGGCAAGCCGAACGTCGGGAAGTCCTCGCTGCTGAACAAGCTGGCGGGGGAGCACCGCGTCGTCGTCGACGCGAAGGCCGGGACGACCGTCGACCCCGTCGACGAGCTCATCGAGCTCGGCGG of the Sporichthya polymorpha DSM 43042 genome contains:
- a CDS encoding segregation and condensation protein A, which translates into the protein MDSALDPGLDPGLEAPEAVPASDEVPETELDAAREGDGKFQVHLGVFEGPFDLLLNLIAKHKLDITEIALAKVTDEFIAYIRAQGSEWDLGETSEFLVVAATLLDLKAARLLPAGEIDDEEDLALLEARDLLFARLLQYKAYKQVASRFESWMALESRRYPRTVGLEEPFASLLPEVLIGLGPQEFAALAMKAMEPKPEPVVSIAHLHMPKVSVREQAAVLVERLRHSGASTFRALVADAPDTLTKVARFLALLELYREQVVGFEQLTPLGELHVRWTGTDDAEVEVTDEFDEAPAIPHQPGPTQPGASAQEGS
- the scpB gene encoding SMC-Scp complex subunit ScpB, which produces MSIDTHIEAEEAVETTVGDDISTEGDDELPAGGVGSPEGPSLRAAIEAVMLVVDTPVDATMLAQVCERPPTEVEECLRSLAEEYAAEGRGIALREVAGGWRFYTREECAPVVERFVRDGQQTRLTQAALETLAVVAYRQPVSRSRVSAVRGVNVDGVMRTLLARGLVEEAGAEPESGATLYRTTNLFLEKLGLNSLDELPPLAPLLPDLTSLEGDLDLPSS
- a CDS encoding pseudouridine synthase, which encodes MDDDINDNINDNINDNDDVDTADDPTAEGMPVRLQKVLAAAGLGSRRACEDLIAAGRVEVDGRIVTELGTRVDPDTAIIRVDGSRLPTRSGMTYLVLNKPKGVVSTMSDPEGRPCVGDYVRDRKERLFHVGRLDTDTEGLILLTNDGELANRLSHPRYGVTKIYFADVPGPLPRDLSRTLKGGVELEDGIARADKFRQIGLVGGRAQVEIEIHEGRTHIVRRMLEAVGHPVSRLVRVQIGPVNMGNLAPGRMRHLTTHEVSALLTASESTDKSRKPPAKVAGKTAAKPAAKRGGKRPDPAKKNVGAPSVRKAAAERKAAAKQAPAKKAPAKKAPAKRTAAKQTPAKKAAPRPKRPRS
- the aroH gene encoding chorismate mutase, which codes for MAVRAIRGAVQLDSDEREHMLASVAELVGAVLERNKLAVDDLISIVFTATPDLHSEFPAVGARDIGITDVPLLCAQELEIAGAMPRVIRLLAHAETELTKAEISHVYLRGAVALRKDIAQ
- a CDS encoding prephenate dehydrogenase → MSELPALGSVLVVGTGLMGTSVALALRGHGVEVHLTDRDPAVAEMAAAFGAGIVAGPDTPPADLAVIGAPPAAVPTVLADLQRRGAARAYTDLASTKSGLQRALESAGADATTFVGGHPLAGSERSGPTAARGDLFEGRPWVLTPSTDSAPEAVAAVRELIRLCRANAVVMDPEAHDRAVALVSHAPQVLASLVGARLVDAPEDAVQLAGQGVRDVTRIAASDPALWTEILGGNATAVADVLDGVARDLEAVRSALRAGDVSPVTAALQAGNAGRARLPGKHGGEPAKYTWVPVLVPDRPRELARLMTDVGDADFNIEDLEIEHSPGQPVGLARIAVRPDRAEPLVAELRSRGWTVHW
- the cmk gene encoding (d)CMP kinase; translation: MDGPSGSGKSSVSREVAATLGFRYLDTGAMYRAITWWMLREGVDVADAETVGALAGKPELLIGTDPAAPSIRVDGTDVSAPIRGREVTGAVSAVSAVPAVRARLVAMQQQIIAGTLEQGQGIVVEGRDIGTVVAPEAPVKMFLTASADARASRRTREILDTGENATVSEMHADMARRDRLDSSRAASPLTQAPDAVLLDTTTLDKDGVVAAVLEQVRRTLLQPVSGTS
- a CDS encoding ATP-binding protein, which produces MTVRISLLGGLRVLVDGREIDAWPGRRPAELVALLALAERRTLLRDQVLDALWPALEPEAAAAQLRKAAHHARQVLGRDDAVVLAGGRVTLFAGSTVETDLDEFERAAAAALATADPAACAAAAELADRELLPDARYEDWVAARREHVTRLRVALLRRAGAWEAVVEADPADEQAYRELMRAALAAGNRHAALRWYGRLRAALARELGLRPDAESVALYDRCVQGLAPERPAFSGRQVELATVERALATAADRGSGLVAVRGEAGIGKTALCREVQSIAAERGWQTVAVAARAGCGAYGPLVEALEAVVTADRHLLDTVTVQVRSTLAELTEVAAPAPPPPAGVTRHMVIGAAHRVLMSGPRTGAVLIVDDAHLADDGTVEACVQLARTRGARPLLVVLAYRAEAARPGLTTGVAGLAHAERADVLELGPLPPEDLVALAGDAPPDRVAAVVEMAQGNPFFALELLRTPAAGVPRSVWDVVTARFLDLDSSTVAMLRRLAVAGEDLDVNGVLAMTGLGESDAFALLDAGLAAGALVVTGTRYRFRHDLVRTALIEQVPPHHRVAVHRDAARRLADTGAEPAAVARHWLLGERPEDAIPWLLDAARRAVKVGAFAEALRHLDTLVEHAPAHPDGLVLRAEALDALGDPGAPEAYARAAEAAGDPRAQEIRAQQALALVKRGDPPSALKVLDGIAPVTVGGRMAEALAWAGAAVLGFAPPDVGTTKAAESRRLALQSGDSATLVIASWAQAAAAHARGDLRNSVWTDLLDTAALPELAVNVFDGHLCISQRLLYGSAPYPDVIAFADRFEAEAQRLGAARGRAYAVTLRGEAELLSGRLDEAATDLGAAIRLSRGLGGAVGEALALERLAELALYRERVDEAEALLDEALAVARDSDVGFHLLDRIYGTRIAAARDPDAALTVLLDAEASVQGPLETCPGCRITLAVPAAIAAARARDLALLERWEPAVDFLADVVMRLPGWYAARAEVRGHAAQARREPAAAHFAEAARRFAETGQPLDAERCAALAAGSAGSAAGNV
- the der gene encoding ribosome biogenesis GTPase Der translates to MYDNQIDAEHEAEYGEAFDESSFDEDEFVGDEVPAYEGDAWTDDEGELLPVLAVVGRPNVGKSTLVNRIIGRREAVTEDTPGVTRDRVAYEANWNGRRFTVLDTGGWDPEGEGLRASITAQAERAVALADAVLFVVDATVGATDHDEAVVKILRAARKPVVLAANKVDGPATEADAAMLWSLGLGEPYPVSALHGRGSGDLLDAAMEALPTEPTHGHRILGGPRRVALLGKPNVGKSSLLNKLAGEHRVVVDAKAGTTVDPVDELIELGGKTWRFVDTAGIRRKVNTASGHEYFASLRTAAALDKAEVAVVLIEAQESITEQDTRILSMVVESGRALVIAYNKWDLLDDERRYYLEREIERDLVRVPWAPRVNIAARTGRHVDKLVPAIETALESWDQRIPTGRLNSFIGTLVAAHPHPIRGGRQPRILFATQAATRPPRFVLFASAFIEAGYRRFIERRLREEFGFVGTPIDISVRVREKRKR